A single Natrinema pellirubrum DSM 15624 DNA region contains:
- a CDS encoding MutS-related protein, whose product MDLESIPGVGEKTARALAELDDPERALRAGDVAAIAAAPGISQGRAARIARGAIRRDHDDPGGFLATDRAREIYREVLALLEERTVTDYAAQRLETIYPSPTRSRIEEVRAFAAEALEREPDPAVLEALEGLEPLREPGDVRVRERCLATTDAERYSEAREAIPELSVEVVEDAQGLAELARGYSTVIALDESFAGVTVEGDVQVRPDALENPAEVVPERPLAFFARNRDRLGAAVAVHRAADMDAACDLSALENGLSRLAEDGTVAGDDELDRLTTAVDDLDAAASAAESVANDRLREAIREQDVTIEGSDLLSLVERGAGVDSLLSRELADEYAAAVEAARDHLVDALDLDQGESEIARRAFGDEPTFPVERDEDAIGRLREELTAAKERRAGRLKRELAADLADQREGARQLVRDALELDVELAIARFARDFGCTMPEFVPAAEARGTGFAIEGGRSPLLDEPLEAIDPVDYAVSGVALLSGVNSGGKTSTLDLVASVVVLAHMGLPVPAESVRLRRFDDLHYHAKTQGTLDAGAFEATVREFADLAQGGEGSLVLVDELESITEPGASAKIIAGILEALSENGATAVFVSHLAGEIREMAGFDVTVDGIEAVGLVDGELEVNRSPVKDHLARSTPELIVEKLADEARDEAVAANGGAPNDGDPEPVFYDRLLEKFD is encoded by the coding sequence ATGGACCTCGAGTCGATTCCGGGCGTCGGCGAGAAGACGGCCCGAGCGCTGGCCGAACTCGACGATCCCGAGCGCGCGCTGCGGGCCGGCGACGTGGCCGCGATCGCGGCCGCGCCGGGGATTTCACAGGGGCGGGCCGCCCGCATCGCGCGGGGGGCGATCCGTCGCGATCACGACGACCCTGGCGGGTTCCTCGCGACCGACCGCGCCCGGGAGATCTACCGCGAGGTCCTCGCGTTGCTCGAGGAGCGTACCGTGACCGACTACGCCGCCCAGCGCCTCGAGACGATCTACCCGAGTCCGACGCGCTCGCGCATCGAGGAGGTGCGGGCGTTCGCGGCCGAGGCCCTCGAGCGCGAGCCCGATCCAGCCGTCCTCGAGGCCCTCGAGGGGCTCGAGCCGCTCCGGGAGCCGGGCGACGTGCGGGTCCGCGAGCGGTGTCTGGCGACGACCGACGCCGAGCGCTACTCCGAAGCCCGCGAGGCGATCCCGGAACTCTCCGTCGAGGTCGTCGAGGACGCACAGGGGCTAGCCGAACTCGCGCGGGGGTACTCGACGGTGATCGCCCTCGACGAGTCCTTCGCCGGCGTCACCGTCGAGGGCGACGTGCAGGTCCGACCCGACGCCCTCGAGAACCCGGCCGAAGTCGTTCCCGAGCGTCCCCTCGCGTTCTTCGCGCGGAACCGCGATCGGTTGGGAGCCGCCGTCGCGGTCCACCGGGCCGCCGACATGGACGCGGCCTGTGATCTTTCGGCCTTGGAGAACGGCCTCTCGCGGCTGGCCGAGGACGGCACGGTCGCGGGCGACGACGAACTCGACCGCCTGACGACGGCGGTCGACGATCTGGACGCGGCGGCGAGCGCGGCCGAGAGCGTCGCCAACGACCGCCTCCGGGAGGCGATCCGTGAGCAGGACGTCACGATCGAGGGCTCGGACCTGCTCTCGCTGGTCGAGCGCGGGGCCGGCGTCGACTCCTTGCTCTCGCGGGAGCTGGCCGACGAGTACGCCGCGGCCGTCGAGGCCGCCCGCGATCACCTCGTGGACGCGCTTGATCTCGATCAGGGCGAGAGCGAGATCGCCCGCCGCGCGTTCGGCGACGAGCCCACGTTTCCCGTCGAGCGCGACGAGGACGCGATCGGCCGGCTTCGCGAGGAGCTGACTGCGGCCAAGGAACGCCGTGCCGGCCGCCTGAAACGCGAGCTCGCTGCCGACCTCGCCGACCAGCGCGAGGGGGCCCGCCAACTGGTCCGGGACGCCCTCGAGCTGGACGTAGAGCTGGCGATCGCCCGCTTCGCACGGGATTTCGGGTGTACGATGCCCGAGTTCGTCCCAGCGGCCGAGGCGAGGGGGACCGGCTTCGCGATCGAGGGCGGCCGGTCGCCGCTGCTCGACGAACCCCTCGAGGCGATCGATCCCGTCGACTACGCGGTCTCGGGTGTCGCCTTGCTGTCGGGTGTCAACAGCGGGGGGAAGACGTCGACGCTGGATCTGGTGGCAAGCGTCGTCGTGCTGGCCCACATGGGGCTGCCGGTGCCCGCCGAGAGCGTGCGCCTGCGGCGGTTCGACGACTTACACTACCACGCCAAGACACAGGGGACGCTGGACGCAGGGGCCTTCGAGGCGACGGTCCGGGAGTTCGCCGACCTCGCACAGGGCGGCGAGGGGTCGCTGGTGCTGGTCGACGAACTCGAGAGCATCACCGAGCCCGGCGCCTCGGCGAAGATCATCGCGGGCATCCTCGAGGCACTGTCGGAAAACGGCGCGACCGCGGTGTTCGTCTCCCATCTGGCGGGCGAGATCCGCGAGATGGCCGGCTTCGACGTGACCGTCGACGGCATCGAGGCGGTCGGTCTCGTCGACGGCGAACTCGAGGTCAACCGCTCGCCGGTCAAAGACCACCTGGCGCGGTCGACGCCGGAGTTGATCGTCGAGAAGTTGGCCGACGAGGCCCGGGACGAGGCGGTCGCAGCGAACGGCGGCGCTCCGAACGACGGCGACCCCGAGCCGGTCTTCTACGATCGCTTGCTCGAGAAGTTCGACTAG
- a CDS encoding ORC1-type DNA replication protein has translation MGDDPEEGMLSWDESVFRDEHVFEIDYVPETFKHREGQTESLTYALRPAVRGSRPLNVVVRGPPGTGKTTAIQKLFDEVGAQTSDVRTIRVNCQVNATRYSVFSRLFEGTFDYEPPSSGISFKKLFGQIAEKLVEEDKVLVVALDDVNYLFYENEASDTLYSLLRAHEEYPGAKIGVVVVSSDPALDVIDELDSRVQSVFRPEDVYFPVYDQPEIVDILAERVTRGFHEGVIDRDTLEYVAELTAESGDLRVGIDLLRRAGLNAEMRASRTVEREDVETAYEKSKYINLSRSLSGLTDTERALLEVIAHNDGEQAGAVYEAFHERTDLGYTRYSEIVNKLDQLGLIDADYADVEGRGRSRSLSLSYEKDAVLERLE, from the coding sequence ATGGGAGACGACCCCGAAGAGGGGATGTTGTCGTGGGACGAATCCGTGTTCAGGGACGAACACGTCTTCGAGATCGACTACGTCCCCGAGACGTTCAAGCACCGCGAGGGCCAGACCGAGAGTCTGACCTATGCCTTGCGCCCGGCGGTGCGGGGGTCGCGCCCGCTGAACGTCGTCGTCCGCGGCCCGCCCGGGACGGGCAAGACGACGGCGATCCAGAAGCTGTTCGACGAGGTCGGGGCCCAGACGAGCGACGTGCGGACGATCCGGGTCAACTGTCAGGTCAACGCGACCCGCTACTCCGTGTTCTCGCGGCTCTTCGAGGGCACCTTCGACTACGAACCGCCCTCCTCCGGCATCTCCTTTAAGAAGCTGTTCGGCCAGATCGCCGAGAAACTCGTCGAGGAGGACAAGGTCCTCGTCGTCGCCTTGGACGACGTCAACTACCTCTTCTACGAGAACGAGGCGAGCGATACGCTCTATTCGCTGTTGCGCGCCCACGAGGAGTACCCCGGCGCGAAGATCGGCGTCGTCGTCGTCTCCTCCGATCCCGCACTCGACGTGATCGACGAACTCGACTCGCGGGTCCAGAGCGTCTTCCGCCCGGAGGACGTCTACTTCCCGGTCTACGACCAGCCGGAGATCGTCGACATCCTCGCGGAACGTGTCACACGGGGCTTCCACGAGGGCGTCATCGACCGTGATACCCTCGAGTACGTCGCCGAACTTACCGCCGAGAGCGGCGATCTGCGGGTCGGGATCGACCTGCTGCGCCGGGCCGGACTCAACGCCGAGATGCGGGCCAGCCGTACCGTCGAGCGTGAGGACGTCGAGACGGCCTACGAGAAGTCCAAATACATCAACCTCTCGCGGTCGCTGTCGGGGCTGACCGACACCGAGCGGGCCCTGCTCGAGGTCATCGCCCACAACGACGGCGAGCAGGCCGGCGCGGTCTACGAGGCCTTCCACGAGCGGACCGATCTGGGCTACACGCGCTACTCCGAGATCGTCAACAAGCTCGACCAGCTCGGGCTGATCGACGCGGACTACGCCGACGTCGAGGGGCGGGGCCGCTCCCGGTCGCTCTCGCTGTCCTACGAGAAAGACGCGGTACTGGAGCGACTCGAGTAG
- a CDS encoding DUF368 domain-containing protein, which produces MEYDRSEAVGDRFELLRTYGYGLCMGTADALPGVSGGTVALLLGFYGRLIAAVTAFTPGRALAVLRGYHPDRRARAREALLELDLDFLLPLGVGMVTAVVLIADLVSSLAESHPVAIFGFFTGLIAASAITLGRSLEFASPAHVAAALAGTTLALLVAADVVQLPGSGPAVILVAGAVAISAMILPGVSGSLILILLGQYVYLSSELSAFVRAALDLLGGGSLSAVVDPGTTVALFVTGGVVGLVTIARIVRAALTRNRGVTLLFLIGLIAGSVPAPLHNIGETTAWTTETIALTAAWAAVGAIALFALERLVGGFDPE; this is translated from the coding sequence ATGGAGTATGACCGATCCGAGGCCGTCGGCGACCGCTTCGAGTTGCTTCGGACCTACGGCTACGGGCTCTGTATGGGGACCGCCGACGCCCTGCCGGGCGTCTCGGGCGGCACCGTCGCGCTCCTGCTGGGCTTTTACGGCCGGTTGATCGCCGCCGTCACCGCGTTCACGCCGGGCCGGGCGCTCGCCGTCCTGCGGGGCTACCACCCCGATCGCCGGGCCCGGGCGCGGGAGGCACTCCTCGAGTTGGACCTCGACTTCCTGCTCCCGTTGGGCGTCGGGATGGTCACCGCGGTCGTCCTCATCGCCGATCTCGTCTCGTCGCTGGCCGAATCCCATCCGGTCGCGATCTTCGGCTTTTTCACCGGGCTGATCGCCGCCTCGGCGATCACGCTCGGGCGCAGCCTCGAGTTCGCCTCGCCGGCCCACGTCGCCGCGGCGCTCGCGGGGACGACGCTGGCCTTGCTGGTCGCCGCCGACGTCGTCCAGCTGCCCGGGAGCGGCCCTGCAGTGATCCTCGTCGCCGGCGCGGTCGCGATCAGCGCGATGATCCTCCCCGGCGTCTCCGGCTCGCTCATCCTGATCTTACTGGGCCAGTACGTCTACCTCTCGAGCGAGTTGAGCGCGTTCGTCCGTGCCGCACTGGACCTGCTCGGCGGCGGCTCGCTCTCGGCCGTCGTCGATCCGGGAACGACCGTCGCACTGTTCGTCACCGGCGGCGTCGTCGGCCTCGTCACGATCGCCCGCATCGTCCGCGCCGCGCTAACGCGCAATCGCGGCGTGACGCTGCTCTTCCTGATCGGTCTCATCGCCGGCTCCGTCCCCGCACCCCTGCACAACATCGGAGAAACCACCGCCTGGACGACCGAGACGATCGCGCTGACCGCGGCGTGGGCCGCCGTCGGCGCGATCGCGTTGTTCGCGCTCGAGCGACTCGTCGGCGGCTTCGATCCGGAGTAG
- a CDS encoding DUF6789 family protein: MAVSDHLRRLRSITDTEGHTSDVDDHTREEHLVDAVARGIQGGFVATLIMTAFRLPLLRSLPPSANFWSQYVGGGDPDDHPIPGIALHLLYGVGSGALFGGLFSLYTAGRSIEPEQRGLAWGSIYGMVLSVVGVQVVLQGLLDIRLEADELTLFHAGHLVYGLSLGAWVGSRTEGVEDPEREYEYDDGN; this comes from the coding sequence ATGGCTGTCTCAGACCACCTGCGACGGTTGCGGTCGATCACCGACACGGAGGGCCACACCAGCGATGTCGACGACCACACTCGCGAGGAACACCTCGTGGACGCGGTGGCCCGCGGGATTCAAGGCGGGTTCGTCGCGACGCTGATCATGACCGCGTTCCGGTTACCGCTGTTGCGATCGCTGCCCCCGTCGGCGAACTTCTGGTCGCAGTACGTCGGCGGCGGTGACCCCGACGATCACCCCATTCCCGGAATCGCACTGCACCTGCTCTACGGGGTGGGTTCGGGCGCGCTCTTCGGCGGGCTATTCTCGCTGTACACCGCCGGCCGGTCCATCGAGCCCGAACAGCGCGGGCTCGCCTGGGGCTCGATCTACGGCATGGTCCTCTCGGTGGTCGGCGTGCAGGTCGTGTTGCAGGGACTGCTGGACATCCGCCTCGAGGCCGACGAACTCACGCTGTTTCATGCCGGTCACCTCGTCTACGGGCTCTCGCTGGGGGCCTGGGTCGGCTCCCGGACCGAGGGCGTCGAGGACCCCGAACGAGAGTACGAGTACGACGACGGCAACTGA
- the larE gene encoding ATP-dependent sacrificial sulfur transferase LarE, producing MTTLEAKLEAARADLAARDGVVVAFSGGVDSSAVAAIAHDALGEDAIACTAKSETLPGAELADARRVADEIGIRHEIVSFSELESDAFVENDDDRCYHCRTMRLGEMLETARELGVGTVCDGTNADDPGAGHRPGLQAVEELDVHSPLLAHDISKDEVREIADRYDLSVADKPSMACLSSRIPTGLEVTEDRLTRIERAEALLRQWGFDQFRVRDHDGLARIEVAPDELERALEREFVETVRAELSDLGFDHVTLDLHGYRTGSVSPDEAAGGEPTATRDD from the coding sequence ATGACAACGCTCGAGGCGAAACTCGAGGCCGCCCGCGCGGATCTCGCCGCACGGGACGGGGTCGTCGTGGCCTTCTCCGGCGGCGTCGACTCGAGCGCCGTGGCCGCGATCGCCCACGACGCGCTCGGCGAGGACGCGATCGCCTGCACCGCGAAAAGCGAGACCCTCCCCGGGGCCGAACTCGCGGACGCCCGCCGGGTGGCCGACGAGATCGGGATCCGCCATGAGATCGTTTCCTTCTCCGAACTCGAGAGCGACGCGTTCGTCGAAAACGACGACGATCGCTGCTATCACTGCCGGACGATGCGGCTGGGCGAGATGCTCGAGACCGCTCGAGAACTCGGCGTCGGGACGGTCTGTGACGGGACGAACGCGGACGATCCGGGCGCGGGACACCGGCCCGGGCTGCAGGCCGTCGAGGAACTGGACGTCCACTCGCCGCTGCTGGCTCACGACATCTCGAAGGACGAGGTCCGCGAGATCGCCGACCGCTACGATCTCTCGGTCGCGGACAAACCCTCGATGGCCTGTCTCTCCTCGCGGATCCCGACCGGCCTCGAGGTCACCGAGGATCGGCTGACCCGGATCGAGCGGGCCGAGGCCCTGCTCCGACAATGGGGGTTCGACCAGTTCCGGGTCCGCGACCACGACGGGCTGGCCCGTATCGAAGTCGCGCCCGACGAACTCGAGCGGGCGCTCGAACGCGAGTTCGTCGAGACGGTTCGCGCGGAACTCTCGGACCTCGGATTCGACCACGTCACGCTCGATCTACACGGCTACCGGACCGGCAGCGTTAGCCCCGACGAGGCGGCCGGCGGCGAACCGACCGCCACACGGGACGACTGA
- a CDS encoding amphi-Trp domain-containing protein — MPEEVLFKSETEQSRAEIASMLRRVADNLDDGKSITLTAGADSVTLEPPARPTFEVKAEREGPADSPGELSIEFELEWDEDNGGDGGSGELEIE, encoded by the coding sequence ATGCCCGAAGAAGTACTCTTCAAATCGGAAACCGAACAGAGCCGAGCGGAGATCGCGTCGATGCTGCGTCGCGTCGCCGACAACTTGGATGACGGGAAATCGATCACGCTTACGGCCGGTGCCGACTCCGTGACGCTCGAGCCGCCCGCCCGGCCCACCTTCGAGGTCAAAGCCGAGCGCGAGGGACCGGCCGACAGCCCGGGCGAACTGAGCATCGAATTCGAACTCGAGTGGGACGAGGACAACGGTGGAGACGGCGGGAGCGGGGAGTTGGAGATCGAGTGA
- a CDS encoding DUF4397 domain-containing protein, whose product MGIAGGLTASGSVLAVGDHAADERSVDGKSDGDGSTGTQGAAVRVAHFSPDAPNVDVYVAGDRVLADVAYGDVSPYLEVKPGTYTVMITAAGDPETVAFEGDVTFGAAFYTVAAIGELEADTFQPAVLVDAGSALVRLVHASPDAPAVDVYADGEPVFEDVAFTDATDYVPVPAGARTVSVRPAGGEAAVASFDVTLERGTAYTAYAIGYLEPPTADDPMFAVEPTVDGPMADADGDDGMDTSH is encoded by the coding sequence ATGGGCATCGCGGGCGGACTCACGGCGAGCGGCTCCGTCCTCGCCGTGGGCGACCACGCCGCCGACGAACGATCGGTCGACGGGAAATCCGACGGCGACGGCTCGACGGGCACGCAGGGAGCGGCCGTCCGGGTCGCACACTTCTCGCCGGACGCACCGAACGTCGACGTCTACGTCGCGGGCGACCGCGTCCTCGCGGACGTGGCCTACGGCGACGTCTCACCCTATCTCGAGGTCAAACCGGGTACCTACACGGTGATGATCACGGCCGCGGGCGATCCGGAGACGGTCGCGTTCGAGGGCGACGTGACGTTCGGCGCCGCGTTCTACACCGTCGCCGCGATCGGCGAACTCGAGGCCGACACCTTCCAGCCGGCGGTGCTGGTCGACGCCGGTTCGGCGCTCGTCCGACTCGTTCACGCGTCGCCGGACGCGCCGGCCGTTGACGTCTACGCCGACGGCGAGCCGGTCTTCGAGGACGTCGCGTTTACCGACGCGACCGATTACGTCCCGGTGCCGGCCGGGGCACGCACCGTCTCGGTCCGACCGGCCGGCGGCGAGGCGGCCGTCGCCTCCTTCGACGTGACCCTCGAGCGGGGCACCGCCTACACCGCCTACGCGATCGGCTACCTCGAGCCGCCGACCGCGGACGATCCCATGTTCGCCGTCGAGCCGACGGTCGACGGGCCGATGGCCGACGCCGACGGGGACGACGGGATGGACACGTCCCACTAA
- a CDS encoding nitrite/sulfite reductase, with the protein MAHKKEERKADCYGDEVRDHILEFADNGGYEAIPEDERETWFTRFKFWGLFHQRDGQESYFMMRLTNASGILEPDQLRTIGEVAREYAKGPVANPEFGNGWIDLTTRQSVQLHWLKLEDVPEIWEQLEAAGVHSRSAGGDTMRNISGCPLHGKAEEFVEAGPLLERFEEELRKDDSLANMPRKFNISASGCTVGCAQDSLNDIGFEPATKEVDGEEVRGFNVRIGGGLGGRQPRAATPLDVFVRPENAYEVGRGFVELYHDYGDRQNRSKNRARFFAEDWGMEKIRDTLQAEYVDFEMHTAGEDFREEYTYNAGRPVEDGQHDHVGVGDQKDGRNYVGLSVPVGRLPAEDAIELADLADEYGSGEVRLTRRQNPVIIDVADEDLEALLAEPLLETYPAEPSPFERGAMACTGTEFCSIALTETKARMARMLRWFNENVELPDDVGKIKMHYSGCTADCGQAMTADIGLQGMRARKNGEMVEAFDIGVGGGVGEDPSFIDWVQQRVPADEAPGAIRNLLEAYAAHRVDGQSFREWVDATAEEQLVEFCEPEETDFEAPYMADAKQSWYPFAESESAAAAGEGSAVPSDD; encoded by the coding sequence ATGGCGCATAAGAAAGAGGAGCGCAAGGCGGACTGTTACGGCGACGAGGTCCGCGACCATATCCTCGAGTTCGCGGACAACGGCGGCTACGAGGCCATCCCCGAGGACGAACGCGAGACGTGGTTCACCCGCTTCAAGTTCTGGGGGCTGTTCCACCAGCGCGACGGGCAGGAGTCGTATTTCATGATGCGGCTGACCAACGCTAGCGGCATCTTAGAGCCCGACCAGCTCCGGACGATCGGCGAAGTCGCCCGCGAGTACGCGAAGGGGCCAGTCGCAAACCCCGAGTTCGGCAACGGCTGGATCGACCTGACGACCCGCCAATCGGTGCAACTACACTGGCTCAAACTCGAGGACGTCCCCGAGATCTGGGAGCAACTCGAGGCCGCGGGCGTCCACTCCCGCTCGGCGGGCGGGGACACGATGCGCAACATCTCGGGCTGTCCGCTCCACGGCAAGGCCGAGGAGTTCGTCGAGGCCGGCCCCCTGCTCGAGCGTTTCGAGGAGGAGCTTCGCAAGGACGACTCGCTGGCGAACATGCCCCGGAAGTTCAACATCAGCGCGTCGGGCTGTACGGTCGGCTGCGCCCAGGACTCGCTCAACGACATCGGGTTCGAGCCGGCGACCAAGGAGGTAGACGGCGAGGAGGTCCGCGGGTTCAACGTCCGGATCGGCGGTGGGCTCGGCGGCCGCCAGCCCCGCGCCGCGACGCCGCTGGATGTCTTCGTCCGCCCGGAGAACGCCTACGAGGTCGGCCGTGGCTTCGTCGAACTCTACCACGACTACGGCGACCGCCAGAACCGCTCGAAGAACCGTGCCCGGTTCTTCGCCGAGGACTGGGGAATGGAGAAAATTCGGGACACGCTCCAGGCGGAGTACGTCGACTTCGAGATGCACACCGCCGGCGAGGATTTCCGCGAGGAGTACACCTACAACGCCGGCCGCCCCGTCGAGGACGGCCAGCACGACCACGTCGGCGTCGGCGACCAGAAAGACGGGAGGAACTACGTCGGCCTGAGCGTCCCCGTCGGTCGACTCCCGGCCGAGGACGCCATCGAACTCGCCGATCTGGCCGACGAGTACGGCTCCGGCGAGGTCCGGCTGACCCGCCGCCAGAACCCCGTTATCATCGATGTCGCCGACGAGGATCTTGAGGCCCTGCTCGCGGAACCGCTGCTCGAGACGTACCCCGCCGAACCGAGCCCCTTCGAGCGCGGTGCGATGGCCTGTACGGGCACCGAGTTCTGTTCGATCGCGTTGACCGAGACGAAAGCGCGGATGGCCCGCATGCTGCGCTGGTTCAACGAGAACGTCGAGTTGCCCGACGACGTCGGCAAGATCAAGATGCACTACTCCGGCTGCACCGCCGACTGCGGCCAGGCGATGACCGCCGACATCGGCCTGCAGGGGATGCGCGCCCGCAAGAACGGCGAGATGGTCGAGGCCTTCGACATCGGCGTCGGCGGCGGCGTCGGCGAGGATCCCTCGTTCATCGACTGGGTCCAGCAACGGGTTCCGGCCGACGAGGCCCCCGGCGCGATCCGGAACCTGCTCGAGGCCTACGCGGCCCACCGTGTGGACGGGCAGTCGTTTCGCGAGTGGGTCGACGCCACCGCTGAGGAACAGCTCGTCGAGTTCTGCGAGCCCGAGGAGACGGACTTCGAGGCCCCCTACATGGCCGACGCCAAGCAGTCGTGGTACCCCTTCGCCGAGAGCGAGTCCGCGGCCGCCGCCGGCGAGGGGTCCGCGGTTCCCTCGGACGACTGA
- the nasA gene encoding assimilatory nitrate reductase NasA, whose protein sequence is MRCAVGCGHVQQAPDRGYGLDTVRGDAGHPVNQGLACQRGVSETADPDGEWLTRPLVREDGDLVPTTWESAVERAAEGLEAALEGGDDGVAVLGSGQQTNEAAYALGKLARGGFGTLYYDANTTLCMASAVTAYYDAFGSDAPPPTYDDIPEAERHVVWGANPAAAHPVMFRWIRQSADADDSELIVVDPVHSETAEAADHHVPLEPGADLALARAVLARVVETGRVDREFVDEATVGFEALRADLPDAAEAAEMAGVSLADVDKLAEALEDPSLLYWGMGINQSVNGTAAAGALIDLCLTTGNLRPGSGPFSLTGQANSMGTRVCSSKGSWPGHRPFGDPAHRREVAETWDVPVSRFPDDPGPGPVGIVDVVGDDVEAVYAVATNPVAGMPDATRVREKLDDAFLVVQDAFHSETVEYADVVLPAATWGESEGTTTNMERTVSRVRAATETPPGVKTDLELIGALADRLVPDLFDDSLEPDSVFAEFVGLTEGTPADLSGISYDRLEDETAVRWPAPEPDVSGGYRYYEGPDADERDGAADGLDESWSFYTPSGRAEFSTGEARPLPEPTDESYPFTLTTARRPDAYNTGVRTREDELPTARVSPATAAAFADEFESPVETADEGDERYARVVSRRASVMARVEVDEAIPDGVVWLPIHHPAVNDLTLPAVDPRSNEPNFKQCAVRLEPPRDRDVAAVAEASA, encoded by the coding sequence ATGCGGTGTGCGGTCGGCTGCGGACACGTCCAGCAGGCCCCCGACCGCGGGTACGGTCTCGACACCGTCCGGGGCGACGCCGGCCATCCGGTCAATCAGGGACTGGCGTGTCAACGCGGCGTCAGCGAAACCGCCGACCCGGACGGGGAGTGGCTGACCCGGCCGCTCGTCCGCGAGGACGGCGACCTCGTACCGACGACCTGGGAGTCGGCCGTAGAGCGCGCTGCGGAGGGACTCGAGGCCGCGCTCGAGGGTGGCGACGACGGCGTCGCGGTCCTCGGGAGCGGCCAGCAGACCAACGAGGCCGCCTACGCGCTGGGCAAACTCGCCCGTGGCGGCTTCGGGACGCTCTACTACGACGCCAACACAACGCTGTGTATGGCGTCGGCCGTCACCGCGTACTACGACGCCTTCGGCAGCGACGCGCCGCCGCCGACGTACGACGACATCCCCGAGGCCGAGCGTCACGTCGTCTGGGGGGCGAACCCGGCCGCCGCCCACCCGGTCATGTTCCGCTGGATCCGCCAGTCAGCCGACGCGGACGACTCCGAGCTGATCGTCGTCGACCCCGTCCACAGCGAGACCGCCGAGGCCGCCGACCACCACGTCCCGCTCGAGCCGGGTGCGGACCTCGCGCTGGCTCGCGCCGTTCTGGCTCGAGTCGTCGAGACCGGCCGTGTCGACCGCGAGTTCGTCGACGAGGCGACCGTCGGCTTCGAGGCCCTCCGCGCGGACCTCCCCGACGCGGCCGAAGCCGCCGAGATGGCCGGCGTCTCGCTGGCCGACGTCGATAAACTGGCCGAGGCGCTCGAGGATCCCAGCCTGCTGTACTGGGGAATGGGAATCAATCAGAGCGTCAACGGCACCGCGGCCGCGGGTGCGCTGATCGATCTGTGTCTGACGACCGGCAACCTCCGGCCCGGCTCCGGTCCGTTCTCACTGACCGGGCAGGCCAACTCGATGGGGACCCGTGTCTGCTCCTCGAAGGGGTCCTGGCCCGGCCACCGTCCGTTCGGCGATCCGGCCCACCGTCGCGAGGTCGCCGAGACCTGGGACGTCCCCGTCTCGCGGTTCCCCGACGACCCCGGCCCGGGCCCGGTCGGCATCGTCGACGTCGTCGGCGACGACGTCGAGGCCGTCTACGCGGTGGCGACCAACCCCGTCGCGGGCATGCCCGACGCCACGCGCGTCCGCGAGAAACTCGACGACGCGTTCCTCGTCGTGCAGGACGCGTTCCACAGCGAGACCGTCGAGTACGCCGATGTCGTTCTCCCCGCGGCGACGTGGGGCGAGTCCGAGGGGACGACGACCAACATGGAACGGACCGTCTCCCGCGTGCGGGCCGCGACCGAGACGCCTCCGGGGGTCAAGACCGATCTCGAGCTGATCGGCGCGCTCGCCGACCGGCTCGTGCCCGACCTGTTCGACGACTCCCTCGAGCCCGACTCGGTCTTCGCGGAGTTCGTCGGGCTGACCGAGGGCACCCCCGCGGACCTTTCGGGGATCAGCTACGACCGTCTCGAGGACGAGACCGCGGTCCGCTGGCCGGCCCCGGAGCCGGACGTCTCGGGCGGCTACCGATACTACGAGGGGCCCGACGCCGACGAGCGGGACGGCGCTGCCGACGGCCTCGACGAATCGTGGTCGTTCTACACGCCCTCGGGCCGCGCCGAGTTCTCGACGGGCGAGGCCCGCCCGCTGCCGGAGCCGACCGACGAGTCCTATCCGTTCACCCTGACGACCGCCCGCCGGCCGGACGCGTACAACACCGGCGTGCGGACTCGCGAGGACGAGCTGCCGACGGCCCGGGTCAGTCCGGCGACGGCAGCCGCGTTCGCGGACGAGTTCGAGAGTCCGGTCGAAACCGCTGACGAGGGCGACGAACGGTACGCCCGCGTCGTCTCCCGGCGAGCGTCGGTGATGGCTCGTGTCGAGGTCGACGAGGCGATCCCCGACGGCGTCGTCTGGCTGCCGATCCACCACCCCGCCGTCAACGACCTCACGCTGCCCGCCGTCGATCCCCGCTCGAACGAACCGAACTTCAAGCAGTGTGCGGTCCGTCTCGAGCCCCCGCGGGACCGAGACGTCGCGGCGGTCGCGGAAGCGAGCGCCTGA
- a CDS encoding DUF7553 family protein: MTEQLQHARDALEAAAKSADSDDVREDIRETTDAFADYAMSDTKPDHAVLDERLNALRQARKRADGDTEAKLESAIEAAEDYRRTIDQV; encoded by the coding sequence ATGACGGAGCAACTCCAGCACGCCCGAGACGCCCTCGAGGCGGCCGCGAAGTCGGCCGATAGCGACGACGTCCGCGAGGACATCCGCGAGACGACCGACGCGTTCGCCGACTACGCGATGAGCGACACGAAACCCGACCACGCCGTCCTCGACGAGCGGCTCAACGCCCTCCGGCAGGCCCGCAAGCGGGCCGACGGCGACACGGAGGCGAAGCTCGAGTCGGCAATCGAGGCGGCCGAGGACTACCGCAGGACCATCGACCAGGTCTGA